From one Thalassospira lucentensis genomic stretch:
- a CDS encoding PrkA family serine protein kinase, producing the protein MAEDKDIFELYAEGYDGKRETELTIRDYLNLCRDDPSAYASAAERMIKAIGEPEMIDTSTDSRLGRIFLNRTIKRYPAFEDFFGMEETIERIVGFFKYAAQGLEERKQVLYLLGPVGGGKSSLAERLKELMEVEPIYVLKAGDQISPVFESPLGLFNPAKMGDAIEDKYGIPKRRLTGLMSPWAVKRLDEFNGDLSKFSVVKLIPSRLRQIAIAKTEPGDENNQDISSLVGKVDIRKLEYYSQNDPDAYSYSGGLNRANQGLLEFVEMFKAPIKMLHPLLTATQESNYIGTENLGAIPFQGLILAHSNEAEWQTFKANKNNEAFIDRISVIKVPYCLRVTEETQIYDKLLQGSELEQGACAPGTLKMLAQFSVLSRLQEHENSNLYSKMRVYDGETLKDVDPKAKSMQEYRDTASVDEGMDGISTRFAFKVLSETFNHDTHEVAADPVHLMYVLEQAIRREQYPEEREKDYMDFIKSELAPRYAEFIGAEIQKAYLESYSDYGQNLFDRYVAYADAWIEDQDFKDPDTGQLLDRKIIDQELSKIEKPAGIANPKDFRNEVVKFALRARANNKGKNPAWTSYEKLREVIEKRMFSQVEDLLPVISFGSKKDSDTEKKHNEFVKRMIDRNYTERQTRRLVEWYMRVNKAG; encoded by the coding sequence ATGGCTGAAGACAAGGACATCTTCGAGCTGTATGCGGAAGGCTATGACGGAAAACGCGAAACCGAACTAACCATCCGGGACTATCTTAATCTATGTCGCGATGATCCATCGGCCTACGCATCCGCAGCCGAGCGGATGATCAAGGCAATCGGCGAACCCGAAATGATCGACACCTCGACCGATTCCCGTCTCGGCCGAATTTTCCTGAACCGCACCATCAAGCGATATCCCGCCTTCGAGGATTTCTTCGGCATGGAAGAAACCATCGAACGCATCGTCGGTTTCTTCAAATATGCTGCCCAGGGACTGGAAGAACGCAAACAGGTTCTTTATCTGCTGGGCCCGGTTGGCGGCGGCAAAAGTTCGCTTGCCGAACGGCTGAAGGAACTGATGGAGGTCGAGCCGATCTATGTGCTGAAAGCCGGCGATCAGATCAGCCCGGTTTTCGAAAGTCCGCTTGGCCTGTTTAACCCGGCCAAGATGGGTGATGCGATCGAGGACAAATACGGCATCCCCAAACGCCGCCTGACCGGGCTTATGTCACCATGGGCGGTGAAACGGCTTGATGAATTTAACGGCGATCTTTCCAAATTCTCGGTCGTTAAACTGATCCCGTCGCGCCTGCGTCAGATTGCGATTGCCAAAACCGAACCGGGCGATGAAAACAATCAGGACATTTCGTCGCTGGTCGGCAAGGTCGATATCCGCAAACTTGAATATTACAGCCAGAACGATCCGGATGCGTATAGCTATTCCGGCGGGCTTAACCGCGCCAATCAGGGACTTCTTGAATTTGTCGAGATGTTCAAGGCCCCGATCAAGATGCTGCATCCGTTGCTGACGGCAACACAGGAAAGCAACTATATCGGCACCGAGAACCTCGGCGCGATCCCGTTCCAGGGCCTTATTCTGGCGCATTCGAACGAGGCCGAATGGCAAACCTTCAAGGCCAATAAAAACAACGAAGCCTTTATCGACCGTATCAGCGTGATCAAGGTCCCCTATTGCCTGCGGGTGACAGAGGAAACCCAGATTTACGACAAGCTGTTGCAGGGGTCCGAACTGGAACAGGGGGCATGTGCGCCCGGTACGCTTAAGATGCTGGCACAGTTTTCGGTCCTGTCGCGTTTGCAGGAACACGAGAATTCAAACCTGTATTCCAAGATGCGTGTCTATGACGGCGAGACATTGAAGGATGTCGACCCCAAAGCCAAATCGATGCAGGAATATCGTGATACCGCGAGTGTCGACGAAGGCATGGACGGCATTTCGACACGGTTTGCCTTCAAGGTGCTTTCGGAAACGTTCAACCACGACACCCACGAGGTTGCGGCCGACCCGGTCCATCTTATGTATGTGCTGGAACAGGCGATCCGGCGCGAACAATATCCGGAGGAACGCGAGAAGGATTATATGGATTTCATCAAATCCGAACTGGCCCCGCGCTATGCGGAGTTCATCGGGGCGGAAATCCAGAAGGCCTATCTCGAAAGTTATTCCGATTACGGCCAGAACCTGTTTGACCGTTATGTCGCCTATGCCGATGCATGGATCGAGGATCAGGACTTCAAGGATCCCGATACCGGTCAGTTGCTGGATCGCAAGATCATCGATCAAGAACTGTCGAAAATCGAAAAACCGGCGGGCATCGCCAATCCGAAGGATTTCCGCAACGAGGTCGTCAAGTTTGCCCTGCGTGCACGTGCCAATAACAAGGGCAAGAACCCGGCATGGACGTCTTATGAAAAACTGCGCGAAGTCATCGAAAAACGCATGTTCAGCCAGGTCGAAGACCTGCTGCCGGTGATTTCCTTCGGGTCGAAAAAAGACAGCGACACCGAGAAGAAGCATAACGAGTTCGTCAAACGCATGATTGATCGTAACTATACCGAACGTCAGACCCGTCGTCTGGTCGAGTGGTATATGCGTGTGAACAAGGCCGGTTAA
- a CDS encoding ABC transporter permease, with amino-acid sequence MASRLAARIAHALVLLLAVSVAGFALLRLMPGDFAEVLLMAQMDGTLPDATQVARFADTHGLNDPLPLQYLRWLGGLMQGDLGLSLVTREPIITDILLRIEQSLILAVCALAVALLLAVPIGIVCAVYPDSRIDRIAGIISVIGMSIPNFWYSLLLALLFSLALGWLPTGGHGTWQHAVLPTLVIATSITGVLSRFVRSSLLEELSKPYIRTARAKGGRRRRVVLHHAIPNIVPGLLTFSGLQFARIFDGMIIVETLFAWPGIGRYLVESLLNRDYPAIQACFLLIAASYILVNLIVDITISVYDPRTREIV; translated from the coding sequence ATGGCGTCCCGCCTGGCAGCCCGCATTGCACATGCTCTTGTTCTGCTGCTTGCCGTTTCGGTTGCGGGCTTTGCCCTGCTTCGGCTGATGCCGGGTGATTTTGCCGAAGTCCTGTTGATGGCGCAGATGGATGGCACCCTGCCCGATGCCACCCAGGTTGCGCGATTTGCCGATACGCATGGTCTGAATGATCCGTTGCCGTTGCAGTATCTGCGCTGGCTGGGCGGATTGATGCAGGGCGATCTTGGTCTTTCGCTTGTGACCCGCGAACCGATTATCACCGACATTCTGTTGCGGATTGAACAATCGCTGATCCTTGCGGTCTGCGCGCTGGCGGTTGCCCTGTTGCTTGCGGTGCCGATCGGTATCGTGTGTGCGGTTTATCCCGACAGCAGAATAGATCGGATTGCGGGGATCATCAGCGTGATCGGCATGTCGATCCCGAATTTCTGGTACTCGCTGTTGCTTGCCCTGCTGTTTTCGCTTGCACTTGGCTGGTTGCCAACCGGAGGGCACGGCACATGGCAACATGCCGTTTTGCCAACCCTTGTGATTGCGACATCCATCACCGGCGTTCTGTCGCGGTTCGTGCGCAGCAGTCTTCTGGAAGAATTGTCAAAACCCTATATCCGCACCGCACGCGCCAAGGGCGGGAGACGGCGGCGCGTGGTTCTGCATCATGCCATTCCCAATATCGTGCCGGGTCTTCTGACATTTTCCGGGCTGCAATTTGCCCGGATTTTTGATGGCATGATCATTGTCGAAACGCTGTTTGCGTGGCCGGGGATCGGGCGGTATCTGGTGGAATCGCTGCTTAATCGTGATTATCCGGCGATACAGGCCTGTTTCCTTCTGATTGCAGCATCCTACATTCTGGTCAATCTGATCGTCGATATCACCATATCGGTTTACGATCCCCGCACGCGCGAGATCGTCTAG
- a CDS encoding helix-turn-helix transcriptional regulator gives MMDRRIAERLGALRAERGWSLEELAARSDVSRASLSRLENGEVSPTAHVLGKLCAAYGLPMSRLMQMVEDEFKPLVYRGLQRTWADLETGFFRRTVSPPAQGLMAEVIECELDPGARIEYEGTPRPGLEHHLVMLAGQLHITVEGKAYVLNVGDCLRYRLSGPSSFEAPADKGAIYHLFIV, from the coding sequence ATGATGGATCGGAGGATTGCGGAGCGGTTGGGTGCGTTGCGGGCGGAGCGGGGCTGGTCGCTGGAGGAGCTGGCCGCACGCAGTGACGTCAGCCGGGCCAGCCTGTCGCGGCTTGAGAATGGCGAGGTCAGTCCGACGGCGCATGTTCTGGGCAAGCTTTGTGCCGCCTATGGCCTGCCGATGTCACGCCTGATGCAGATGGTCGAGGACGAGTTCAAACCGCTTGTTTATCGCGGTTTGCAGCGGACCTGGGCCGACCTGGAGACCGGATTTTTCCGACGGACGGTTTCGCCACCCGCGCAGGGGCTGATGGCGGAAGTCATCGAATGCGAACTCGATCCCGGTGCACGGATCGAATACGAGGGAACGCCACGCCCGGGGCTTGAACATCATCTGGTGATGCTGGCCGGGCAACTGCATATCACGGTGGAGGGCAAGGCCTATGTGCTGAATGTCGGGGATTGCCTGCGATACCGGCTTTCAGGCCCCAGCAGCTTTGAAGCCCCCGCCGATAAAGGCGCGATCTATCACCTTTTCATCGTATGA
- a CDS encoding rhodanese-like domain-containing protein: MTDGSVTFVESGELDHLIAQGNVTLIDVREPDEFKSGHISGAINMPTSNFDIPALVDLADDTETDLVFICAVGQRSFGAANAVLPHLDCQVMNLKGGLQSWTRDGFDLTQA, encoded by the coding sequence ATGACCGATGGTAGTGTGACTTTCGTCGAAAGTGGTGAACTCGATCACCTGATCGCACAGGGCAATGTGACCCTGATTGATGTCCGCGAACCCGACGAATTCAAGTCCGGCCATATCAGCGGGGCGATCAATATGCCGACCTCGAATTTCGACATTCCGGCACTTGTCGACCTTGCCGACGATACAGAGACGGATCTGGTCTTCATTTGTGCCGTCGGACAGCGATCTTTCGGCGCCGCCAACGCCGTTCTGCCCCACCTCGACTGTCAGGTGATGAACCTCAAGGGCGGCCTGCAAAGCTGGACCCGCGACGGATTTGACCTAACCCAAGCCTAA
- the dctP gene encoding TRAP transporter substrate-binding protein DctP — protein sequence MKKFALAAALMAAVGFTGMTHSAIAADLTLRISLQLPMKSHLGQNLLMFKNEVEEKSNGDIAVEIYDSAQLYKDKEVPAAVGSGAIEMGVASLTRYVGDVPAVDVFYQPFLLDSEEKVRAAVAKGSPVRGPLDEAIADTGATVLWWQAYGGSIMLSNGGPIKGPEGLKGQKVRVFSKTQGDFISAAGGAPTLISGSEQYIAYQRGTVDVGMTGMSGVKSRQLWEVMDTVTATNDADVEFIVVINTDFWNGLSDAQRDIISTAAMNAEKDVRDRMSSIEAEAYEEAKANGMTVYTPTEEEMAAWREVAKPVYEEFLSHTGDLGKQVFDAASKL from the coding sequence ATGAAGAAATTTGCCCTTGCGGCGGCCCTGATGGCTGCCGTTGGTTTTACCGGCATGACCCATAGTGCCATTGCAGCCGATCTGACATTGCGGATTTCGCTGCAACTGCCGATGAAAAGCCATCTTGGTCAGAACCTTTTGATGTTCAAGAACGAGGTCGAGGAAAAATCGAACGGCGATATCGCGGTCGAGATTTATGACAGTGCGCAGCTTTACAAGGACAAGGAAGTGCCCGCCGCCGTCGGTTCCGGGGCGATTGAAATGGGTGTCGCATCGCTGACCCGTTATGTCGGTGATGTGCCGGCGGTCGATGTGTTCTATCAGCCGTTCCTGCTTGATTCCGAAGAGAAAGTCCGTGCCGCGGTTGCCAAGGGATCGCCGGTGCGTGGCCCGCTTGACGAGGCGATTGCCGATACCGGTGCGACCGTCCTGTGGTGGCAGGCATATGGCGGATCGATCATGCTGTCGAATGGTGGCCCGATCAAAGGCCCGGAAGGTCTTAAAGGCCAGAAAGTTCGCGTGTTTTCCAAAACCCAGGGCGATTTCATTTCAGCGGCTGGCGGTGCGCCGACCCTTATTTCCGGGTCCGAGCAGTATATCGCCTATCAGCGTGGCACGGTTGATGTCGGCATGACCGGCATGTCGGGCGTCAAATCCCGCCAGCTTTGGGAAGTCATGGATACGGTGACCGCCACCAACGATGCCGATGTTGAATTCATCGTGGTGATCAATACCGATTTCTGGAACGGCCTTTCGGATGCGCAGCGCGACATCATTTCGACTGCGGCGATGAATGCGGAAAAAGACGTGCGTGACCGCATGTCGTCGATCGAAGCCGAAGCATACGAAGAAGCCAAGGCCAACGGCATGACCGTCTATACCCCGACCGAAGAGGAAATGGCGGCATGGCGTGAAGTTGCCAAACCGGTTTACGAGGAATTCCTTAGCCATACCGGCGATCTGGGCAAGCAGGTCTTTGATGCGGCGAGCAAGCTTTAA
- a CDS encoding SpoVR family protein — protein sequence MTEKRTTKADMEKTAASDSAPGLLFSGADWDFNTLKATYDAIEDIAINELKLNVYPNQVEVITSEQMLDAYSSIGMPLMYHHWSFGKRFVRDDVMYRKGYQGLAYEIVINSNPCISYVMEENTIVMQALVIAHAAFGHNHFFKNNYLFKQWTDAEGILDYLQFAKRYIAKCEDRYGFDAVERVLDAAHALMEQGVNRYSHPEKPNLAEELERERERAKYEDETYNDLWRTLPQAEKDDEDLDEMRRKMRMEERRAQFGLPEENLLYFLEKNAPSMQLWEREILRIVRNIGQYFYPQKQTKMMNEGCACYVHYAIMNSLYDKGLISEGAMMEFIDYHSRVVFQAEYDDPRYSGFNPYALGFAMMQDIHRICVDPTEEDRKWFPDIAGNNEPVETLKEAWAHYRDESFILQFLSPKLMRDMRMFLIEDLSSSPHLEVAAIHDDNGYRKVRRALARMHDISVREPDMQVVDVDIRGNRQLYIQHTEHDGIRLEKSEAEMTLGYIGQLWGYGVTLQAVDHETGEILHEMDYTPEDLANA from the coding sequence ATGACCGAGAAACGCACGACCAAAGCGGACATGGAAAAAACCGCCGCATCCGATAGCGCGCCCGGACTTCTGTTTTCCGGTGCGGATTGGGATTTCAACACCCTGAAAGCCACCTATGACGCGATTGAGGATATTGCGATCAACGAGCTGAAGCTGAATGTCTATCCCAATCAGGTCGAGGTGATTACGTCCGAGCAGATGCTGGATGCCTATTCATCCATCGGCATGCCGTTGATGTATCACCACTGGTCGTTCGGCAAACGGTTCGTGCGCGACGATGTGATGTATCGCAAGGGATATCAGGGCCTTGCCTATGAAATTGTGATCAATTCCAACCCCTGTATTTCCTATGTGATGGAAGAAAACACCATCGTCATGCAGGCCTTGGTGATTGCCCATGCGGCATTTGGCCATAACCATTTTTTCAAGAACAATTACCTGTTCAAGCAATGGACCGATGCGGAAGGTATTCTCGATTATCTGCAATTTGCCAAACGCTATATCGCCAAGTGCGAGGACAGGTACGGCTTTGATGCGGTCGAACGGGTTCTGGATGCGGCCCATGCGCTTATGGAACAGGGGGTAAACCGGTATTCACACCCGGAAAAACCCAATCTGGCCGAGGAACTTGAACGCGAACGCGAACGCGCGAAATACGAGGACGAGACCTATAACGATCTGTGGCGCACCCTGCCCCAGGCCGAAAAGGACGACGAAGACCTTGATGAAATGCGCCGGAAAATGCGGATGGAAGAACGCCGGGCGCAATTTGGCCTGCCGGAAGAAAACCTGCTTTATTTCCTGGAAAAAAATGCCCCGTCCATGCAGTTGTGGGAACGCGAGATTTTGCGGATCGTGCGTAATATCGGGCAGTATTTCTATCCGCAGAAACAGACCAAGATGATGAATGAAGGCTGCGCGTGCTATGTGCATTACGCGATCATGAACAGCCTGTATGACAAGGGTCTGATTTCCGAAGGTGCGATGATGGAATTCATCGATTACCATTCGCGCGTCGTGTTTCAGGCCGAATATGATGATCCGCGCTATTCCGGGTTTAACCCCTATGCGCTTGGCTTTGCCATGATGCAGGATATTCACCGCATCTGTGTCGACCCGACCGAGGAAGACCGCAAATGGTTCCCCGATATTGCAGGCAATAATGAGCCGGTTGAAACGCTGAAAGAGGCATGGGCACATTACCGCGATGAAAGCTTCATCCTGCAATTCCTGTCCCCCAAACTGATGCGCGACATGCGGATGTTCCTGATCGAGGATCTGAGTTCCAGCCCGCATCTGGAAGTCGCCGCCATCCATGACGATAACGGATATCGCAAGGTGCGCCGCGCGTTGGCACGTATGCATGATATTTCGGTCCGCGAACCGGACATGCAGGTGGTTGATGTTGATATTCGTGGCAACCGGCAGCTTTACATCCAGCATACCGAACATGACGGCATCCGGCTTGAAAAGTCCGAAGCGGAAATGACGCTGGGCTATATCGGGCAGTTGTGGGGTTATGGCGTGACATTACAGGCCGTCGACCATGAAACCGGCGAAATCCTGCATGAAATGGACTACACCCCCGAAGACCTTGCCAACGCCTGA
- a CDS encoding YeaH/YhbH family protein translates to MLYIVDRRKNPKGKSLGNRQRFMRRAKAQIKKAVEDTIRTRGITDINSGDSITIPGKTLHEPGFHHARRGGDRNYVLPGNKKFVPGDRIARPQSGDGGAGGSQASPDGEGEDEFQFSLTRDEFLDIFFEDLELPDLLKKSLKQTTAYRTARAGFSVEGTPSNLSLVRTMRNSLARRIGLRRPKTAQVRDLEDRIAALQAKAEKRPSGKLTKTDEDTLHGLLAELEEAKRRMKAIPFIDPIDTRFNQFQQIPDPNTQAVMFCLMDVSGSMSEQMKELAKRFFMLLHLFLHRRYEHVDVVFIRHTSRAAEVDEETFFYSRETGGTIVSTALEEMKRVLKDRYPTDQWNIYAAQASDGDNYSNDGAKCTALLAEDLLPKCQYYAYIEITDEREAEIFSSAEGETALWKAYAPVARTNARFALKRVTKAADIFPVFRELFAKNRAEKLSGVKG, encoded by the coding sequence ATGCTTTATATCGTCGACCGCCGCAAGAACCCGAAAGGCAAAAGCCTTGGCAACCGGCAGCGCTTTATGCGGCGCGCAAAGGCACAGATCAAAAAGGCGGTAGAAGACACCATTCGCACCCGCGGCATTACCGATATCAATAGCGGCGATTCCATCACCATTCCGGGAAAGACCCTGCATGAACCGGGTTTCCATCACGCACGCCGCGGCGGGGATCGCAATTATGTCCTGCCCGGCAATAAAAAGTTTGTCCCCGGCGACCGGATTGCCCGCCCGCAAAGCGGCGATGGTGGTGCCGGCGGATCACAGGCCAGCCCTGACGGCGAGGGCGAGGACGAATTTCAGTTCAGTCTGACGCGTGACGAGTTTCTGGATATCTTTTTCGAAGATCTGGAACTGCCCGACCTTTTGAAAAAAAGTCTGAAACAGACCACTGCCTATCGTACGGCGCGGGCCGGTTTTTCGGTCGAGGGTACGCCATCGAACCTGAGCCTTGTGCGCACCATGCGCAATTCGCTGGCGCGCCGGATCGGTTTGCGACGCCCGAAAACGGCACAGGTTCGTGATCTTGAAGACAGGATCGCCGCCCTTCAGGCCAAGGCGGAAAAACGCCCATCCGGCAAACTGACCAAGACGGATGAAGACACGCTTCACGGGCTTCTGGCCGAACTTGAGGAAGCCAAGCGCCGCATGAAGGCGATCCCCTTCATCGACCCCATCGACACACGGTTCAACCAGTTCCAGCAAATCCCCGATCCAAACACCCAGGCGGTCATGTTCTGCCTGATGGATGTATCCGGATCAATGTCCGAGCAGATGAAAGAACTGGCCAAAAGGTTCTTCATGTTGCTGCATCTGTTTTTGCACCGCAGATACGAGCATGTCGATGTGGTGTTCATCCGCCATACATCGCGCGCCGCCGAAGTGGACGAGGAAACGTTTTTCTATTCGCGTGAAACCGGCGGCACCATCGTTTCCACCGCGTTAGAGGAAATGAAACGCGTGCTGAAGGATCGTTACCCGACCGATCAGTGGAACATCTATGCCGCACAGGCATCGGACGGCGACAATTATTCCAATGACGGGGCAAAATGCACGGCCTTGCTGGCCGAGGACCTTTTGCCGAAATGCCAGTATTACGCCTATATCGAAATCACCGACGAGCGCGAGGCCGAGATTTTCTCGTCCGCCGAAGGGGAAACCGCCCTTTGGAAGGCCTATGCCCCGGTTGCACGCACCAATGCGCGATTTGCCCTTAAACGGGTGACCAAGGCCGCCGATATCTTCCCGGTATTCCGGGAACTGTTTGCCAAGAACCGTGCAGAAAAACTAAGCGGGGTCAAAGGATGA
- a CDS encoding GNAT family N-acetyltransferase, with protein sequence MSDQITIASFDADQLESHLEAFGEMLHACVHDGASIGFIEPFDAAAAIGFWRDMVLPAMRDGRRDLFVALLDGSKVVGTVQLDCATMPNQVHRGEVCKLMVHPQYRRMGIARKLMEALEKRAFAKARHLLTLDTRTGDSAEPLYASLGFETAGVIPAYARDPFSEKLSATTVMYKRLAN encoded by the coding sequence ATGAGCGACCAGATCACCATTGCAAGCTTTGACGCCGATCAGCTTGAAAGCCACCTGGAGGCGTTTGGCGAGATGCTGCATGCCTGCGTTCATGACGGGGCCAGCATCGGATTTATCGAACCGTTTGATGCCGCCGCCGCAATTGGCTTCTGGCGCGATATGGTCCTGCCCGCGATGCGGGACGGCAGGCGTGATCTGTTCGTGGCGCTGCTGGACGGCAGCAAGGTGGTCGGAACCGTGCAGCTTGATTGCGCCACCATGCCCAATCAGGTCCATCGTGGCGAGGTCTGCAAACTGATGGTGCATCCGCAATATCGCCGCATGGGCATTGCGCGAAAACTGATGGAAGCGCTGGAAAAACGGGCGTTTGCGAAAGCACGTCATCTGCTGACACTTGATACGAGAACCGGCGACAGTGCAGAGCCGCTTTATGCCTCGCTCGGTTTTGAAACGGCGGGCGTGATCCCGGCCTATGCCCGCGATCCGTTTTCCGAAAAGCTGAGCGCAACGACGGTGATGTATAAGCGGCTTGCCAATTAA
- a CDS encoding ABC transporter permease, which yields MLARSFVPKSVAHEKLATLPGRNGNMYAAIVVSVMMAILILPFFAPHDPYQTQFLFRLQPPSLDYPLGTDAMGRCVFSRLLYGARLTTASAIVVVIASSLFGSLLGTVAAMIGGTPDRILMRFCEGISVFPALAISMIIAGVLGLGLNAVIIALIAIHWTDYARIVRNAVIVERAKPYVMAAEALGAPHHRIARRHILPNIVGPLLTLGAYSMSWVILSFAGLSFLGLGVEPGTPEWGLMIAESRNYLRDYPRLVLAPGLTIAGFVIAVNLLGDALGDRFRLSQINYLH from the coding sequence ATGCTGGCGCGGTCCTTTGTTCCCAAATCCGTCGCCCACGAAAAGCTGGCCACCCTTCCTGGCCGGAATGGCAATATGTATGCCGCCATTGTCGTATCGGTGATGATGGCGATCCTGATCCTGCCGTTCTTTGCGCCGCATGATCCCTATCAGACCCAATTCCTGTTTCGGTTGCAGCCGCCAAGTCTGGATTATCCGCTGGGCACGGATGCGATGGGGCGCTGCGTGTTTTCGCGATTGCTTTATGGCGCACGGCTTACCACCGCATCGGCGATTGTCGTGGTAATTGCGTCATCGCTGTTTGGCAGCCTGCTTGGCACGGTTGCGGCAATGATCGGCGGGACACCGGACCGCATCCTGATGCGGTTCTGCGAGGGCATTTCGGTTTTCCCGGCACTGGCAATCAGCATGATCATTGCCGGGGTGCTGGGGCTTGGACTTAACGCCGTTATCATTGCCCTGATTGCCATTCACTGGACCGACTATGCCCGGATCGTTCGCAATGCGGTGATTGTCGAACGGGCCAAGCCCTATGTCATGGCAGCCGAGGCACTTGGCGCACCGCATCACCGGATCGCAAGACGGCATATCCTTCCCAATATCGTCGGGCCGCTTCTGACGCTTGGTGCCTATTCCATGTCCTGGGTGATCCTGTCCTTTGCCGGGCTCAGTTTCCTTGGGCTTGGCGTTGAACCGGGCACGCCGGAATGGGGCCTGATGATTGCTGAATCCCGCAACTATCTTCGCGATTACCCGCGGCTGGTTCTGGCGCCTGGCCTGACCATTGCCGGGTTTGTCATTGCCGTAAACCTGCTTGGAGACGCGCTTGGCGATCGTTTCCGGCTCAGTCAGATCAACTATCTTCACTAG
- a CDS encoding TRAP transporter small permease encodes MFDRLMLLLAWIAALLFVAAGVMLTYEVVARYFFIRPTIWAAELSQLCLIWGSLLGMPWALAARRHISVDAITRLCKPGMRRLLEIIAMAVVLVFSVMVTFKGWEIFLESFERGRTSGTMLDLPAWVAEIPVVIGFALLAVQAVIEIVGVIRGKDIPEGAHE; translated from the coding sequence ATGTTTGATCGTTTGATGCTTTTGCTGGCCTGGATCGCGGCCCTGCTGTTTGTCGCAGCGGGCGTGATGCTGACTTATGAGGTCGTGGCCCGGTATTTCTTTATTCGTCCCACCATCTGGGCGGCAGAGCTTTCGCAGCTTTGCCTGATCTGGGGATCGCTGCTTGGCATGCCCTGGGCATTGGCGGCACGGCGGCATATTTCCGTCGATGCGATCACCCGGCTTTGCAAGCCGGGGATGCGCCGTCTGCTTGAAATCATCGCGATGGCGGTGGTTCTGGTGTTTTCCGTCATGGTGACGTTCAAGGGCTGGGAAATCTTCCTTGAAAGTTTCGAGCGCGGCCGCACCAGCGGCACGATGCTTGACCTTCCGGCGTGGGTTGCGGAAATCCCGGTCGTGATCGGTTTTGCGCTTCTGGCTGTTCAGGCCGTCATTGAAATTGTCGGCGTGATCCGCGGCAAGGATATTCCGGAAGGGGCGCACGAATGA